From Candidatus Zixiibacteriota bacterium, the proteins below share one genomic window:
- a CDS encoding type II secretion system F family protein: MPETFSYSARTAEGEKRSGTIQAEAPERVAAILEEMRLIPIEIKPQKQEVRPALFGFLKSRQYEDLILFTRNLSTLYKAGIPLLRALDTIKIGPANGYFNRTIERIRSDVQSGRSLSDAMGEHPELFNKIYIASIAAGEASGKLDEILDSLGYMLERDLDLNRQIKSALRYPIIVVCAIVLAFAVLITFVIPRFIDFYSSMGAQLPAPTRIIIWVHHIVTTYWVAVIALLITAGLTLRKIYATPSGKLYFDTWFLSLPVFGDLIVKGNIARFSYMFHLLLKSGLPMVKSLELLSETVKNARLTEEIKVLSSSFKEGRELDGIKSRLQYFPEMGLQMIRIGLESGSIDSMLSEVALHYNKEVDYKSRHLASLLEPILTVVLGFFVLIVALAIFLPMWNLAQIFRG; the protein is encoded by the coding sequence ATGCCTGAGACCTTCTCATATTCGGCGCGAACCGCTGAGGGGGAGAAACGAAGCGGGACGATTCAGGCTGAAGCCCCCGAGAGAGTCGCCGCTATCCTGGAAGAGATGCGGCTGATACCGATTGAAATCAAACCGCAAAAGCAGGAAGTTCGCCCGGCCCTCTTTGGGTTTCTGAAGAGCCGTCAATATGAAGACCTGATTCTATTCACCCGGAATCTTTCGACCCTGTACAAAGCCGGTATTCCGCTTCTGCGGGCGCTCGATACAATTAAAATCGGTCCGGCAAACGGCTATTTCAATCGGACCATCGAGCGAATCCGATCGGACGTTCAGTCGGGACGTTCCCTTTCGGACGCAATGGGGGAGCATCCGGAGCTTTTCAATAAGATCTACATTGCTTCGATAGCGGCTGGAGAAGCTTCCGGCAAACTGGATGAAATCCTTGACTCGCTCGGATATATGCTGGAGCGCGACCTGGATTTGAACCGTCAGATTAAATCGGCCCTCCGCTACCCGATAATTGTGGTCTGCGCCATCGTTCTGGCATTTGCCGTCCTGATTACCTTTGTCATCCCCCGCTTCATCGATTTCTATTCTTCAATGGGAGCGCAGCTTCCGGCGCCAACCCGCATAATCATCTGGGTGCATCATATCGTCACCACATACTGGGTGGCGGTAATTGCCCTTCTTATTACGGCCGGCTTGACGCTGAGAAAAATCTACGCTACTCCTTCCGGAAAACTCTATTTTGACACCTGGTTTCTGTCGTTGCCGGTCTTCGGCGACCTGATTGTCAAAGGAAATATCGCCCGTTTTTCCTATATGTTTCATCTCCTGCTCAAAAGCGGACTTCCTATGGTGAAATCGCTGGAACTGCTGTCGGAGACGGTCAAGAATGCCCGACTGACCGAAGAGATAAAAGTCCTTTCCAGTTCTTTCAAGGAAGGGCGGGAACTGGACGGGATAAAATCACGGCTGCAGTACTTTCCGGAAATGGGGCTTCAGATGATACGCATCGGACTGGAAAGCGGCTCAATTGACAGCATGCTCTCCGAAGTCGCCCTGCATTATAACAAAGAGGTGGATTACAAATCGCGACACCTGGCGTCATTACTGGAGCCTATTCTGACCGTCGTCTTAGGATTTTTTGTGCTGATAGTGGCTTTGGCGATCTTTTTGCCAATGTGGAACTTAGCCCAGATTTTCCGGGGCTGA
- a CDS encoding ATPase, T2SS/T4P/T4SS family has protein sequence MLRKRIGDILLEKGLITSAQLTEALKEQEKTGRKIGQLLVEKGIITEEQLIEAVSERLQIPKISLASLVIDPMVVGMVPVEMARRYALMPIFKIGKIMTVAMAEPLNIIAIDELKYITKCDIKRVIASHSEINAAIDQYYSVADSMSGVIGSYPGAKVDEKTAQLSESVSESEREAPVVKLVNLIITQAVKDKASDIHIEPDESQLRIRYRINGVMREEASPPKSLQAEIISRIKVAANMDVSEKRLPQDGRLMMKVDGSNIDLRISTLPTIHGEKVVIRILDRRILNIGMEQLGFSPNLLEAWKRVIRKKEGLVLLTGPTSSGKTTTLYAALQEVNSIEKNIITIEDPVEYSIPLVNQVQTNERAGLTFASILRYILRQNPDIIMIGEIRDVETASMAIRSALTGHLVLSTLHTNDAPSSINRLIDMGIENYLVASSLKGILAQRLLRTNCPHCAEEYKPQDVHIRFSHLDTATTRIRFMKGSGCTRCRMTGYMGQIGIYELVEVDDTISEMIISGASEIQIRNYAGTRSYKPLFQAGLEKVAEGKVCLEELLRVTSMGEQSRPAASLEKILINA, from the coding sequence ATGTTACGAAAAAGAATCGGCGACATTCTCCTTGAAAAGGGGCTGATTACGTCAGCGCAGCTGACGGAGGCTCTCAAGGAACAGGAAAAAACCGGCCGGAAAATCGGTCAGTTGCTGGTCGAGAAGGGGATAATCACTGAAGAGCAGCTGATTGAAGCGGTTTCGGAACGGTTGCAGATACCCAAAATATCGCTGGCGTCGCTGGTAATCGACCCGATGGTGGTCGGGATGGTGCCGGTAGAAATGGCCCGTCGTTATGCGCTGATGCCGATTTTCAAAATCGGCAAGATAATGACGGTCGCCATGGCCGAGCCGCTCAATATTATCGCCATCGATGAATTAAAATATATCACCAAGTGCGATATCAAGCGGGTAATTGCGTCCCATTCGGAAATCAACGCCGCTATTGACCAGTACTATTCGGTCGCCGATTCGATGAGCGGCGTGATTGGTTCCTATCCGGGAGCCAAGGTTGATGAGAAAACGGCGCAACTTTCGGAGTCGGTCTCGGAATCAGAGCGGGAGGCGCCGGTTGTCAAACTGGTTAACCTGATAATTACACAGGCGGTAAAGGACAAAGCCTCAGATATCCATATCGAGCCGGACGAAAGCCAGCTGCGAATCAGGTACCGTATTAACGGCGTTATGCGGGAAGAAGCCTCTCCCCCCAAATCATTGCAGGCCGAAATCATCTCCCGCATCAAAGTTGCCGCCAATATGGATGTCTCCGAGAAACGCCTTCCGCAGGATGGCCGTCTGATGATGAAAGTTGACGGCAGCAATATCGACCTGAGAATATCCACCCTTCCCACCATACATGGCGAGAAGGTGGTGATTAGAATTCTTGACCGACGGATTCTGAATATCGGAATGGAGCAGCTTGGCTTCTCCCCTAATCTTCTGGAAGCCTGGAAGCGGGTGATTCGGAAGAAAGAAGGCCTTGTTCTCCTGACAGGACCGACCTCGAGCGGCAAGACTACCACCCTTTATGCGGCGCTTCAGGAAGTCAATTCGATTGAAAAGAACATTATTACTATTGAAGACCCGGTAGAATACTCAATACCGCTGGTGAATCAGGTTCAGACTAATGAGCGCGCCGGACTGACATTTGCCTCAATTCTGCGCTATATCCTTCGTCAAAATCCGGATATCATCATGATTGGAGAGATACGGGACGTAGAAACGGCCAGCATGGCGATTCGCTCGGCTTTGACCGGGCATCTGGTGCTTTCCACCCTCCATACCAATGATGCCCCCAGCAGTATCAATCGTCTGATTGATATGGGAATAGAGAACTACCTGGTGGCGTCATCCCTCAAGGGGATTCTAGCGCAACGGCTTTTGCGGACCAATTGCCCTCATTGCGCCGAAGAATACAAGCCCCAGGATGTCCATATCCGCTTCTCCCATCTGGACACCGCCACCACCCGAATTCGATTCATGAAGGGGTCAGGCTGCACCCGTTGCCGCATGACCGGCTATATGGGGCAGATCGGGATTTACGAACTGGTGGAAGTTGACGACACCATCTCGGAAATGATAATCAGCGGCGCCTCGGAAATTCAGATTCGCAATTACGCCGGCACGCGAAGTTACAAGCCGCTGTTCCAGGCGGGGCTGGAGAAAGTAGCCGAAGGAAAAGTCTGCCTGGAAGAGCTGCTGCGAGTGACATCGATGGGAGAGCAATCCCGTCCGGCGGCATCGCTGGAGAAAATACTGATAAATGCCTGA